The Deinococcus aestuarii genomic interval TGAGGGCATCACTTGCCGGATGAGGTGCTGGCCCTGATGACGCCACTGCGGTGCAAGCACACCACCCCCTTTGGGCGCGACGACGTTGACCTCAGCCGCTTCCGCTCACCGCTTGAGCCTAACGGCTGTTTTCGGGTGCTTGGGGCTAGAACGCGGAACACCTCGTGAATGGCTGCTGCCTTGCGCTGCGCCAACGGTGAGTCCTGATCCTTGACACGGCCCCGCAACGACTGCCTCCCCTGTTTCTCGATGGTGGGTGTCGGCAGCGTATGACGCCAGGCCCGCAACAGTTCGGTCAGTCGCTCGTTCATGTTCTTCCCCACGTGGAACAAGCACAGTTGGTGAGTGACCTCGGGCCACACCTTCTTCACCACCGGCAGATAGAGGCGGCTTTCATCGGTCACAAGCTGGCGTGGGACGATGCCTGCTCCTTCCAGTTCCCGGAAAAACGCCTCCAGATGGGCAGGTTGGAGATCGCCAACCACGACCTGGGTTGCTAGGAAGGGATCGCTCCCGTGCGGGTCCACTGCCAGCAGCACCGCCTTATCTCGTTGGTACACCTCATCCACGCACAGCACGCCGCTGAAGGCAGTGGGGTCCGGCGCGGGTGGCGCTTCATGTAGAGGTATCCGGAACCAACGGCGTACGGTCGTCTGGGAGGGCTGCACATGAAAATCACGAGCCAGACGCGCAGGGACGCGACAAAAGGGCAGGCCATCCGTCTCGACGGTCTGAAGGGCTTTGTCGTACACGCGCTGCGTGTACGTCGCCCCTTTCCGAAGAAAGGGCGGCTGGACGCGAAAGTACCGACAACAGGGGGTGCAACGGTGCACACTCACCGTCACGTGAAGGACGACCGAATTTTCCAGATGGGCGTCAAGTGCTTTGCGGGTGACATCCCAGCGGCGACGGGCTTCCTGTCCGCACTGCGGACAGGGTGCGACGGGCACGCTGGCGTTTAAACAGGTAGGTGGAGGGGTCTGTGTCACGGCTCGCCAGAATGCAGGGTGACAACTAAGTACGTCTACCACACGTCCCAGACGTACTTCCTCTCTTCCTTGCAACGCGAACGGCGAAGTCTCGGATCTTCTCTATCAGATGCAGTCAACCTGGACAAGCAACACGCAGCAGATGCACGATATTCGGAATTACCGTTTCGGGCTGGTCAACCAACAGCAGATCATCCTGGCGGTCCTCGCAATTCTCATTTCAATCCTGGTGTTCCGCTCCCTGGGTTAGAGTGCTGGTAAGGGGGTCGCCGTAGTGCCGAAGAAGAAGAATGGGAACAACGAGAACGCGCAGAGAGAGCAGAAGAGGGGTAACGCCCCGAAGCCCCAGCCGAAGCCAGCCAAGCCCTCGCCGAAGCCGTCGAAGCCCAAGTAGCTGTCGACTGGGCGGTCATCGGTCCCGGTTGACCTTCTTCGCGGCCTTAGCGTAGTCCAAGTAGATCTGCGAGCTCGACACGTCACGGTGCCGCAGTGTGTCGCGCACGGCGAGTAGGTCCCCGCTCTCAGCGTAGGTCCGAGTGCCCGCGCTGTGACGCAGGCTGTGCACCTCGCGGCGCTGGTAGCGCACCCCTGCCTGATCACAGACCCGCCCGAGCGCCTTCTCCACACCCTGCCGGGTGCGGATAGGCAGCACGTGCGGCCCGTAGTGGGCGGACGTCTCTAGCCACCCGCCTAGCACCCGCACCGCCGTGCGCGAGAGCGCACATCCTGGCGCTTGCCGATCACCCCCAGATACGGTTTGCCCGCATCCAGGTGGATGTCCTTGCGGAGCAGCGTCGCCATCTCGCTGGCCCGTAGCCCGCAATGTGCGCCCAGCCACCACGATGACCGCCTCTTGTGGGCCCGCATGCAGCAGCGTGGCGACGTCCCCGCCCGAGTACGGCTTGCGCTTCTCCCGGCGCGGCACCGGGTCGTGGGCG includes:
- a CDS encoding tyrosine-type recombinase/integrase, whose product is MSPAPGGVGPSPQQRAGLALSGPGAVRRLALGWGDRGRPLHQLKVAHDPVPRREKRKPYSGGDVATLLHAGPQEAVIVVAGRTLRATGQRDGDAAPQGHPPGCGQTVSGGDRQAPGCALSRTAVRVLGGWLETSAHYGPHVLPIRTRQGVEKALGRVCDQAGVRYQRREVHSLRHSAGTRTYAESGDLLAVRDTLRHRDVSSSQIYLDYAKAAKKVNRDR